The DNA region CACCTGACAAAAAAAGGAGTTGACTGAAGGAATTCAATTTTGGATTCATCAATAAAACAAATTTATTTAACAGGATTTATCAAAATGAAGCCTATGTTAAAAGCAATCATACCCTCTTTTATCATTATTTTTTTAGGGATAACGGCTGGCCATTCCTGCACGACCTTTTTTATTCATCACCAGGGAAAATCGGTTTTTGGCAAAAATTATGACTGGTTTCTCGGGCGGGGAATTATAATCATAAATAAAAAAGGGGTGTTTAAAAAAGCGATGCCCGACGCTGAAGCGCAGGGGCCTTATGCAGAATGGGCGTCCAAATATGGCAGCCTGACCTTTAATCAGTATGGACGGGAATTTCCCATGGGCGGCATGAACGAAGCCGGACTGGTAATTCACCTGATGATGCTTACGGAAACCACATTTCCGCCTCCGGATGAAAGGCCCGTTATTAAAGAATTACAGTGGATTCAATATCATTTGGATAAATTCGCAACCGTAGATCAAGTGGTGGAAAACCAGTCCAACATCAGGATAGTTCATAAAGAAGAGCCGGGAATCCATTACCTGGTGGCCGATAAAAACGGCAATTGCGCCACCATCGAATTCATAGGGGGGAATCTGGTGGTTCACAGCAAGGACACGTTGCCGGTAAAAGCACTGGCCAACGACAGATATTCCGCTTCGCTGTCTTATTTAAAAACCCATCAAGGCTTTGGTGGAAGCATCCCCATCATTAAAGGGGAAAGTTCAATGAAACGGTTTGTTTTTGCCTCAAAGATGCTTCGTGACTTTCACCTTAAACCCAAAAAATCCATGGTGGATTACGCATTCAAAATTTTATACTCAGTTAAACAGAGCACATCCACCCAATGGAGTATCGTTTATGATCTTAACGCCCTTACAGTCTATTTTCATACCCGGAAGTGCCCGGGTATGAAAAGTGTAAATTTAACTGCTTTTGATTTAAAATGCTCGACCCCGGTTGAAGTGCTGGATATGAATAGCGATTCAACAGGGAATATTCTCCATTTATTCTATGATTACTCCAAAGAAACAAATTACCGTTTAATCCGGGATGCATTTGACGGTACATGGTTTTTAAGAAATACCCCCGCTGTGGTCATGGACCGCCGGGCAACATATCCGGACAGTCATATTTGTCGGCAGTGATCATATAAGAAGCGATATGGTTTTTTTATCGAAATTTAAGGTAAAACCCTATGGTAGATGTTAACAAGGAGGAATGTGATGGCAGTATTACCGGAAAAAGTGAGTCAGGAAT from Thermodesulfobacteriota bacterium includes:
- a CDS encoding linear amide C-N hydrolase; amino-acid sequence: MKPMLKAIIPSFIIIFLGITAGHSCTTFFIHHQGKSVFGKNYDWFLGRGIIIINKKGVFKKAMPDAEAQGPYAEWASKYGSLTFNQYGREFPMGGMNEAGLVIHLMMLTETTFPPPDERPVIKELQWIQYHLDKFATVDQVVENQSNIRIVHKEEPGIHYLVADKNGNCATIEFIGGNLVVHSKDTLPVKALANDRYSASLSYLKTHQGFGGSIPIIKGESSMKRFVFASKMLRDFHLKPKKSMVDYAFKILYSVKQSTSTQWSIVYDLNALTVYFHTRKCPGMKSVNLTAFDLKCSTPVEVLDMNSDSTGNILHLFYDYSKETNYRLIRDAFDGTWFLRNTPAVVMDRRATYPDSHICRQ